One Plasmodium vivax chromosome 13, whole genome shotgun sequence genomic region harbors:
- a CDS encoding hypothetical protein, conserved (encoded by transcript PVX_084780A), with the protein MEEGKNAFLFHLFSCAGGERKAEVTNYRFVKLPSISEPHKCVLYHYSEKSNQLYLLERNYYNPKIESLKDENEKINKSCVSLFINNYAVQNDCSFFCYPIDAIFLFISIIYKNCGSNTYTTLGDYLDSVLKDREKREQNEISKNVLFIFNKNVSNIKERLKNTCDECYEMGKYYFKPNLKKVQNFYNLKCVKLFNYIIENKIVFSDYAHTVKEEILKKNQVDMNLHESSTSRVKNAKLKQIDVYGEYKKLVDSFVIQFNKKYYRFCGSNLRTFVWLIVKGFMSSHLSERLTPPDIRERLSKMKEDDKKKKLQQSDTFAKGKKHPLQQPRNQMMIDSFFKKKKTK; encoded by the coding sequence atggaggaggggaagaacgcGTTCCTGTTCCACCTATTctcctgcgcggggggggagcgcaaAGCCGAGGTGACAAATTACAGGTTCGTCAAACTGCCGAGCATAAGTGAGCCCCACAAATGTGTGCTGTACCACTACAGCGAAAAGAGCAACCAGCTGTACCTGCTCGAACGGAACTACTATAACCCAAAAATTGAGTCCTTAAaagatgaaaatgaaaaaataaacaaaagcTGTGTAtccctttttataaataactaCGCTGTGCAAAATGATTGCAGCTTTTTCTGCTACCCCATTGAtgcaatttttctcttcataagtatcatttataaaaattgcgGAAGCAACACGTATACCACGCTGGGGGATTACCTAGACAGTGTTTTAAAAGATAGAGAGAAGAGGGAACAAAAcgaaataagcaaaaatgtcctcttcatttttaacaaaaatgtgagtaACATCAAGGAGAGATTAAAAAACACCTGCGACGAGTGCTACGAAATGGGCAAGTATTATTTCAAACCGAATTTGAAGAAggtccaaaatttttacaacctTAAATGTGTTAagttatttaattatattattgaaaataaaatcgtCTTCTCCGATTATGCCCACACTgtaaaggaagaaattttgaagaaaaaccaaGTGGATATGAACCTCCATGAGAGTAGCACGTCCAGagtgaaaaatgcaaaattaaaacaaattgatGTGTATGGAGAATATAAAAAGCTGGTCGACTCATTCGTCATACagtttaataaaaagtacTACAGATTTTGTGGGTCCAATTTGAGGACTTTCGTTTGGCTAATTGTGAAGGGCTTCATGAGCTCGCATTTGAGTGAAAGACTCACCCCCCCAGACATTCGGGAAAGattaagcaaaatgaaagaggacgacaagaagaagaagctgcaacAGAGTGATACCTtcgccaaggggaagaagcacccCCTGCAGCAGCCCAGGAATCAGATGATGATCGACTCCTtctttaagaagaaaaagaccAAGTGA
- a CDS encoding cytochrome c oxidase assembly protein, putative (encoded by transcript PVX_084785A), with translation MAAAKRVAANRAAANRVAANTTLQRGRPFSTFTKLSKAEESFVIKKADRYMNYVKEGQEFKVGMWLNTCSLLILGMISIGGYTRLTESGLSITHWKFQGIKYPKNEEEWVREFDKYKLTPEYKKVHYNLSMEDYKKIFFNEWLHRTFGRFIGLFFVGGASFFLYKNYLKKNMIKKLSVLWGLGTFQGFVGWWMVKSGFEIPQTENKTPRVSPYRLVFHLFCATLTYSYLFLNALTLIEVAKMRKQFAKSQIAEWPEFLRSQLIHQTYERRNVTRGSKLALLCFSLLVFSNIMYGGFVAGNDAGYAYNTWPKMLDKFIPDDVKNFYFGKKRKYEQLFENTALVQFNHRVLSYLVVLNSFLLYYYSQKMTLSKKTKRLFFVLPFITTVQMLTGISTLVHHVPVHLALVHQFGGFCIWSTLLHLAKRVFRV, from the coding sequence ATGGCAGCCGCGAAGAGAGTAGCCGCTAACAGGGCAGCCGCTAACAGGGTAGCCGCAAACACAACGCTGCAGCGTGGGAGGCCCTTCAGCACATTCACCAAACTGAGTAAAGCAGAAGAATCGTTCGTAATTAAGAAGGCGGATAGGTACATGAATTATGTGAAGGAGGGACAAGAATTTAAAGTGGGAATGTGGCTGAACACGTGCAGCCTGTTAATACTAGGCATGATAAGCATAGGAGGTTACACCCGCTTGACCGAAAGTGGCTTGTCAATAACGCACTGGAAATTTCAGGGCATAAAATACCCCAAGAATGAAGAAGAATGGGTGCGAGAATTTGACAAGTATAAATTAACAccggaatataaaaaagtgcaTTATAACCTGTCCATGGAGGattataagaaaattttttttaatgaatggTTGCACAGAACATTTGGTCGTTTTATaggattattttttgtggGAGGtgctagtttttttttatataaaaattatttaaaaaaaaatatgatcaaAAAGTTGAGTGTCCTTTGGGGCTTAGGAACATTTCAAGGATTTGTCGGTTGGTGGATGGTCAAAAGTGGGTTTGAAATTCCGCAGACGGAAAATAAAACCCCCAGGGTTTCTCCCTACAGGTTAgtcttccacctcttctgCGCCACCCTAACGTACAGCTACCTTTTTCTCAACGCACTTACGCTGATTGAGGTGGCCAAGATGAGGAAGCAGTTTGCCAAGAGTCAAATAGCCGAGTGGCCAGAATTCCTGCGAAGTCAGTTAATACACCAAACGTATGAGCGGAGGAACGTTACAAGGGGGAGTAAGCTAGCCCTACTTTGCTTTTCCCTTCTCGTTTTTTCTAACATTATGTATGGAGGTTTTGTGGCTGGGAATGATGCAGGGTATGCCTACAACACGTGGCCAAAAATGCTAGACAAATTCATTCCGGAcgatgtaaaaaatttttattttggcaaGAAGAGGAAGTATGAGCAGCTGTTTGAGAACACAGCGCTGGTGCAGTTTAATCATCGGGTGCTTAGCTACTTGGTTGTCTTGAATAGCTTCCTCTTATACTACTACTCGCAGAAAATGACACTGAGCAAGAAAACCAAACGACTCTTCTTCGTGTTGCCCTTCATCACAACTGTGCAAATGCTCACGGGTATTAGCACCCTCGTGCACCACGTGCCCGTCCACCTGGCCCTGGTGCACCAGTTCGGGGGCTTCTGCATTTGGTCCACCCTGCTGCACTTGGCCAAGCGGGTGTTCCGCGTttag
- a CDS encoding hypothetical protein, conserved (encoded by transcript PVX_084790A), translating to MENVSKRDTLVNYLKLCNKNDMAEAVMKYCDEDRGIVFNRHPARNENKFGAIYDYAASSQSKISSATSSSHDLKGSIERGSDVSNGSDGSNRSSRSIVQSKCFYKSKSSLESVQRDKQPSSYISRGSKEEVQEGVVQSNDPISDVLDDMCEIVAPEGKGKFLKFIGENYVYVLLENGTYNCYPLDLLKLNRSYLKTNAMFNLRLNYKDRALNHTRNVFKDKIASLQRKETPLNAQKGTSNEFVAFPAHMDHLRDYIMKNDSEEEKVFSRNYLENHLENEESCGGEHHRSYIPGHHNLAKKTVNVKSLNSRYTLEGSKWYAPTDLKIASEENCTACC from the exons ATGGAAAACGTAAGCAAAAGGGACACCCTtgtgaattatttaaaactGTGCAACAAGAACGATATGGCGGAGGCAGTGATGAAATACTGCGATGAGGACCGGGGGATAGTTTTCAACAGGCACCCCGCCAGAAACGAGAACAAATTTGGCGCGATCTACGACTACGCGGCTTCTTCGCAGTCCAAAATATCAAGCGCGACGAGCTCTTCGCACGATTTAAAGGGGTCAATCGAAAGAGGAAGCGATGTAAGCAATGGAAGCGATGGAAGCAATCGAAGCAGTCGCAGCATAGTGCAATCCAAATGCTTCTATAAGAGTAAAAGCTCACTGGAAAGTGTGCAAAGAGATAAACAGCCAAGCAGTTACATATCACGCGGCAGCAAAGAGGAAGTGCAGGAGGGAGTAGTACAGTCGAATGACCCCATTTCCGATGTGCTGGATGACATGTGTGAAATTGTAGCTCCTGAAGGCAAGGgcaagtttttaaaatttataggGGAAAATTACGTGTACGTCTTGCTGGAAAAT GGCACATACAACTGCTACCCCCTGGACCTGCTCAAGCTAAATCGATCCTACTTGAAGACGAACGCGATGTTCAACCTTCGATTGAACTACAAAGACAGGGCGTTAAATCACACTAGGAATGTCTTCAAAG atAAAATTGCTTCCTTGCAACGGAAGGAGACCCCCTTAAATGCACAGAAAGGGACTTCCAACGAGTTTGTCGCTTTTCCTGCACACATGGACCATTTGAGAGACTACATAATGAAAAACGACtcagaggaggaaaaggttTTTTCGAGGAATTACTTGGAGAACCACTTGGAGAATGAAGAATCGTGTGGGGGTGAACATCACAGGAGCTACATACCTGGCCACCACAATTTG GCTAAAAAAACTGTTAATGTTAAATCGTTAAACAGTAGGTACACATTGGAGGGGTCCAAATGGTATGCCCCCACTGATCTCAAAATTGCAAGTGAGGAAAACTGCACCGCTTGCTGCTGA